A stretch of DNA from Zonotrichia albicollis isolate bZonAlb1 chromosome 17, bZonAlb1.hap1, whole genome shotgun sequence:
ACAGAACTTATGATTAGTACGGCACAGGATTTCTACCAGTAGCATCAATATGGTACAATCTGTAAATAGCACAATACAGAATTTATAATTTCTTTATAGCCTGGACTTTCTGCAAGTGTGAGGCTCCTAACACATGGTTTAGTAAATCAATGTAACAGCCACATATACTTGGAAATGATGTCCCAGAATGAGCCACTGAGCCCTGAGGAAGCAGAGGACAGTGGAGGGCTCACAGGTCACTGCCCAGCAGCAGTTTTGGGTCCCAGCCCTCCCCTGAGCATTTCTAACTCCATAATTTCACAGACAGAGCCCtgggtgctcagcagcagcactgggctgcccaggagccTGGGGCCTTCAAGGAAGGGAGGAATGGAGCCCAGGAATTGAGGCCAGCAGCCAGGGGAAGAAGAAACTGGTTTGGTTAGCTGGGTTCAGGGGATCTTCAGGGCCTGATAGGGAGAGAAGGGGACAAATCCATGACCTGCCTGGTCAGATGTCTCACTGAGCAGCTGAAAGAGCATTGCATAGTTAGTTCTGAATACTTTGTTTATGTGCATGGATACCAGGTACACTCCTGAAAACTCAAAAACGGAAATGATTTCCATCTTCTCCTGTTCCCTGAGTATTTTGGGAGAAGCTGTTTTCACAAATAACTGTACCTTGTATCCCAGCAGTGCTCCAGGCgtgctgcagccccggctgcaaggagagctGTGCTCAGGAGCCATCAGCACTGCCATCGCCTGGCACCACAGCAGCGTTACAGCCGCGGCCTCGCTGCTGCACTCCGGGCACCCTGAGCTGCCGGGGTGGGGAAAGTTACCGGGGAATTGTTCCTGTCCCGAGTTTGTTCCAGTCGTTATTGTGTGCTGCAGCTCCCGGTGATGATCATCGCGAGGTAAAATGCTTTACACGGTGAATCTGCGCCTGAGTTTTGTGAAATAAATCAATCTTACCCAAATGACTGCAAATGGCACTTAATTAGCCAGTCTCTTAAAAATTAACAGCCTTTTCATTTTGCTCAGGTTCATCTCTGCAGAAAGCAAACAAGTTGGAAATCAGTGGTTTCTATCATTTCAAAGGCTGGAGAGTGTAAAACCCCATGATAGCGATCTGACACAATTCCTATCGTGGGCAGCTGCCCAGACACCTCATCTGCAAACAGCACTTGCTCAGCACTCAACTGAGCCAGGCACAGCAACAGCTTTATTGAAATATCCCATGTCCACCAATCCCACCTCAGCCTCAAACCCACTCCCCTCTGCAGAACAACTCAGTGACCAAGTTTTCTGGCCTAGGAGCTAAAGTGGAGTACTCACAATTCAGGATTGCATTTCCTGTGGCAGATGGTAAATCAATACTCTGCCTGCCTGCCATTGTGCAAACATGTCTTGTTTCATCTGTGAAAGGCTCTAGCAGACAAACTTTGCCAATTATTTCGTTTTCTGAAGTACATTTCATTAAACCAATGTGCAAAACCACTGACatgtgagagcagcagcaggaaactCATCTGAGAATGTAAAATGTTCCCCTTTTGAGGAGTTTAACTGGGCTGCTCTTTATGCCAAAGATCATTTGCCTGCAATAAAACACATTGACAGCAAACCTTCAGAAAAGTAAAGAAGTTATTTTATAAATCAAGCATTCCTATGTTAGCTTTGGGTACATGTTAGCATCTTACATTCTTCACTCAGGTTTTTTGGACAGGTAACTGCCACAGAATAGCAAGTGAATACATTTCCAGAAATGCACTAACACTTGAAAGGGTGTGAATAAACTCCGTTTTTGATGCTTGAAGGAATACAGCTGTGTGTACTTTACAACAGAACCTCACAATAGTTCCAGGGAAGAGCAAATTGCCAATGTGCTCTCTTAACTTGGGTAATGGAAAACAATTCAGTTCAAAGCCTGACTCTGCTCCCAGCTGAACACATCTGATGTGCACAGCAACATAATGGAAACTATGTCCTTCTAAAATTAGTCTGAACAAGTAGCAAGTGCTGATTAAATAATTCTGAAGCCTCAGTGACAAAGGAATTCAGTCCAGCAGAGTAAGCACTCAACATCCTGACACCCAATGTGTTATGAAAGCAGACTCACCAGTGCTGGCCCCAGTGGCCACTGAGGCAGGTGCAGCTCCACTGGATCCCACAGAAATGGAACTTGCTCAACTCATCTATTTTCTCTCATTGACATTGTTAGGTATTTAAACAAAacgagattttttttaaagcaggaaACAATGACACATTCCATTCCTCCCTGTTCACTCCAGTGCACACTTCAGGGATCACTCACACCTGATCTCCAGCCTGCAGTTGCTTGGTGGCATTCAGTTGATTGGGAAGGCTGGAAAAATGTGCTAACAACCAGAGATTGCTGCATAACAATCACAACCTCAGGGAAAAAATCAACAGAAATCAAAGAAATGTTTGAGCAAATAATCAGCTACTGATTTAAATGCTGGGAACTCTTTCCTAccttaaagaaaacaaattgtGCATGAGTGCAAAATCTAAAGCTATGTAAAACATAGAGAtagcagggaaaaaacaaacaatgttgagaaataaaacagaaaaagataATCCCTTAAGAAAGCAGAGTTGGGTGCATTTAAAGGATGTTACCAAACAAGAAATACTCATCCAGCACAAACTGCTGAACTCAGGGCAGAGTCTGCAGTGAAGaccctgggctggagggagtcTGAAGAGTCTGTGATTCAGCTGTACTCACCATGTCAGGTGTTTGGCTGCTGAAATAGCAACGAACTTGATTCATCTCAGAACAAACAGCCTTTCACACCACTTCTCCCAGCTCTTTGAGGCAAACCCACAGGAATCATTTGTAGTGGAACAGAAGTTGGAAAATGCATTGGGTTCTCAGCTTAAGcagctggagaaaaaggagctgACTTTCAGAAATGTCCCTGAATTACACTGAAAGGCcaagaagctgctttgaaacagGAAGCACATTGCCTTGCCCACATTATTGGAACAGAACTTCTGAATATAAAAAAGCATTTAGTAAAAATTTTATTGGAAACTCAGCATGAATCCGTAACCACCAGCATTAAACCATAACAGTTTTACAGTGAATTTGTACAATATGCCATGTAATTCTATACATGCTCCCCCCATCCCCTTTTTATTCAGTCATTATCAAACAAACAATAGTTAGACAGGAATAATAAGCATTCACTTCCAAAAAGAAAACTTTGGCATGTATACAACTGGCTAGTTCAAAGTAAACAGTGGTAGATTCAAGTCAGAAAGAGACCCACTCATTTTGTTTCACAGCATTTTTGATCAGGATGAAGCTTCCCAGCACTACTTTCTAGTTAAtacaaaaatgaatttttcagtCCTGAACACCCTCTGACAGGACAAAACCATGTTAAAATGCTCAACTTACAGCTCTAAAAGGTGTCAGCTTCAAAGAAGCTTAGGTAAAAGGGATTTTGCACACATTGGTTTGGTCATGAATAAAACCTTTAAAGGTTTGCTCATGTTCCTGAACTCTGAGCTATTTCATCACTTGGCACCACTGCAACTTCTCCTCTGAACTAGAAACAGCAGTTTGCTCAGCAGTCATGTCCACTGCAGGAGTGCCAGAAAAATCTAAAGTTTGCACTGGGCCCATCTTCTGCCTTCAGTTTCTGTCACTGCCCCTGGCCCCCAACATACCTTCCCAGTCATctgaaaaaggagggaaaactATTTGCAAGGCATTTCTTCCTGGCATACAGCAGACAATGCTTTCATTTCAAAAACCAGAAAGCAATGAAAGAACCCCTGAATtattaataagaaaaaaaaacaagcctCCTTTGAGAAGAATTACTGGTGATTCTCCAAGTACTTAcaaaaaatacagtatttatACAACTTCTCCAGAACGATTATAATTAAcatattttaatgtaatacTAACAAAATAAATCCAGAGATACAAATGGTTGCACTTCAAAGCAGGAATATCCACCCCAGATGTTGATTTTGCTGCAATTTCATTATTGCTGTGGAACAGAGAGTGGTTAAGTCATGTCAACAGGAGCCTCTCTTTCTTATACACATCAGAGTATCTAATTTGGAAATGTTCTCCAGCAAGTCAGAATACATTTACTGTCATTTTTACAGTTCCTGCTAAATGTTTGTGATCCAAAGTTGATCCATGGTGCAACAGGGCACAAATGGCCAACGAGCAGAGGCAGGAAGGGCAGAACAAGTAGAGGAGTTCAAGTCACACTCACTACTTCTTATTCCTGGGCTTCAGCTCTTCTGCTGCATTTCgcagaaaaatgtaatttttcttctgtggaTTATAGAATTCATGACCctaaagacaaaaataatcTACATTTAGtctcttcaaagaaaaaaaaatatcagcatTACCTAAAATATAAGAATATGAATATTCCATTAGTTTGGTTTATTAAGATTTAATCTTAAAGCCTTTAAGGCCAGATATTGGACCACACTGGTGGATTAGGAACAGCTTACTTGAACAAGCAATTACAAGAATGATACATATAAAGTAAAATTTAAGAGACTTTTATCCATTTTTAAagtatgaaatatttttaattttaaagataaCCATATATCTCTAAGTTCTACTTTATAGATGCAGCCTAGGAACTCATAATGATTTCTTTGAAATGTCATTTGAGGcagagaaaaaaccaaacctttaATGGCCACCCAGCTTCACTTTAGATTTTCTATCTTTTAAATGACATAAGGTCACATTTTTCCCAAGTGAAGCCCAAGTTCTACAGGCAACTGCAGAGTTTTCTGTTCCCCACTGAAGATGCAAATGTCCTGTTTTGCATATCATTTCCATACACATTAGCAAATTAATACCCAAGTATCCAAATCAGGGAGAGTAAACACTAATGAAGCTCCTGAGGTCCAACATGCAAGCTGGAATTACCAACGCCATGGACAAGAAATGGctctgggaaggaaggagggttAGCACTTAGCACCAACTGATTTTACTATTTAATGCTGGTTTACAGATCTGAAAGTCTACCCAAGCAGCAGAACTGAAGAACTCATCTGCCCTGGCACcaacaaatattttaatgtgGGCAGAAGACTAAATACAATGCAGTGAATTAAAATTTAGCTCTCTGTGGCATGCAGTTGAGTTAATCTTTGAGATTCTGCATTCATTGCACTCAAAACCACAAGAACATTATCCTCCAAGCACCATGAAAATTAGTTACATTCCAAGCTTGCTGCCCTCCCCCCTTAAATTATTAGGAAGTATTGATTTTTCACAGATCATGGTTTGCTGTGGTTCTGCTGCATTTGCATTGTTAAGTGtggaagagaaataaataaataaataagcacTATCAAAAGCCTCACTAAGTGGCAGTGAAAATTTAATAGAGAGCATTCAAACACTGGGATAAGTGTTTATAACCACAGTGACAGCTTTTGTGcctgcaccagcagcagggatgtgcaTTTCACAAGCTCTGTGGGAAGCTGTTGGTGCCACCCTGCCCTGTGGCACTGCCCACGGCACAACCGTGCTGTGGGAGCAACCACAGCAACCTCTGAATCAGGGAATTTACACTTTGCTCATCCACATTTGTCAACCAGCAGCATTTAGCAATcctgtcctgctggagctgaaaCACCACAGATTCACAGCTTCAATGTTAAATTTCATCAGGTGGCCAAAATGGCCATTTTAAGTTCTCTTAGAAATCAGCAAGGTTCAACTACAACTTATTAAAAAACCAGTAAAAGCCTCACAAGAAGAAGAGTCTTAGGTGTCAACTGAAAGTATGAACATGAATCGAAATCCTTCTTACCTTTGACCAATCATAGCTGGAAGCATAAGCAAATATGTTGCCATTGTGGTTGAAACAACAAGCAGATATTGGCTGGTCCAGCTGCTCTGAGGTTTTTAGCTTTGTCCGTGCATCTTTATCCCAGAAGCTGAATCTCCCATCAGAGCCCACTGTGGCCAGAGTACCATGCACAGGGTGGAATGCAATCCCATTCACCTGCAGGGCCACACAGAACACCATGAAAACACCACACACACCAACAGGTGATGGGCACACTCACAGGAGGTGGGCTGAAGTCTATGAGAGTAAATACATTAAATTTCAACTAAATACAGCTCTTATTTCCTTAAAATTTCTTTGGAGAAAGAAATCCCCCAAAGCAACCAAAGCAAGCCCACCAAAGCAACAagaaaaccagaatatttttgGCTTAGTACCTCATAATTCAATGCATAATGCCATTACACAACTATTGTTTCAATATCTGCAAAATCAACAAGTGTCAACTCCACTTGTTGACAAGCAGATTCAATGAAAGGCTGATCTAGTGCTTGTTTAATGAGAGTATAAAAATTTGCCTTTCCTCTTCAAGAGTGACTATGACAGGTCTTTAAATGTGTCTAAGAGCCTTAAGCAAGATAAAAGGTGAAGGAGAACAGTTCAGAGCCAATTTTACATTAGGAGTGTACAGTGTATATATGACACATGTTGGATACTCACAGCATAGATGTCCTGAGGTGCTGACGTGTTTGTTCCATTGGAGCGATGGCATTTAAAAGTGAAATTATCTTTTGCACTGGAAAGGAAAttgaaaagttaaaaatattttttaaaaaagctttttattttcatccCTGTGACCTGAGCAATAGAGAGGGGATGTTTTATTGAATACTTACGGGTTTGGGGGGTTGATATAATGAATAGCTACTCTGCCTTCAATGCTTCCAAGGGCAAATCCAGTTGGTTTGTTCACTTTGTCTTTGAAAATAGCAACACAGCGATGCTGAATTGGAGAAAGATACAAAGGAGTTTCAGACAGAGACATCTTTTTCACAGCAACACAAAACTTCAAAGTCATCAATGCAAGGTAAGGCAAAACCACTAGCAAGGTCAAGAGATAGATCAAATTCTGTTGAGAATTTGAGCAACAGTTTAAATTTCTAAATCCTTGTAAAGATCAGCAACAGATCACTGGCAATCCAGGTCACTGCCATGCTAAGATAACTTGGTTTTGAAACATTGCCTGTTTTTACAAGAAATGTCAAGCCCACAATGTCAATGATCtgtataaatacaaatattattATTTACCTGGTGTTTCAGAGGAGACTCTATTCTTCTAAATTCAGAAGGTTGGTTCTCTAACTGATAAACTATCAACCCCCTTTCTGCAGTGGCCACAGCTGCCATAGGATGAACCTGGAtaaggttgtaaaacaggttgGAAGAGAGACACTTGTGTTAATTGCATGGCAGAGCACCCTGAAGAACTTAAAGGAATGAGAGGGAGGGAAACAGGAAGCAGATAAAGAAGAAAGTTAATTTATTCACATCTCTTCAAACACAACCAGTCAGTTTTTCCCTGCCACTGAGAAATTTAACACAACAGAAGTCTTCTAATTCTGTGCTGATTGTTCCAGTGTGAAGTGCAATAGTGGTTTACAAACTTGGCCAGAACTAAGGGTGGGTCAGTCCTCAATGCTGATTTTTGTGATGTTAAAAGGACACCAAGGGTGTTTTGTATGatgaaaatcccaatttttcagGGCCTGATCAAGAAGATCAGATTATGTTCCAGCACTACAATCACACAGACATCAAACACTAATAATATCCAAATCCTGTCCTACAGAAGCCCCCAaaacttcttcctcctcccagttCTCCAGCTGGCACCAGTTTGCCACGTCTCCTGACTTACCACATCTGCACAGTAacacctttcagggagctgcagagtcaTCATGGGGGTTGGTGAGCGGGTATCCCAGAACTGATGGgacagagaaacaaacaaacaaactcacACCTGGAGCTCAGGACACATTCTCCTGTAGTGATTTTAAGTGTAACTGTTTCATTCTTGTTACAGTCACAATAGTGCAACTCCCTCTGAAGGGAACCTATTCCATTAATTATTAGAGCTTAATAAAATATTCTCACtgcatgtaaatatttttacacACAAATTACTAGCACACTTTGTCCATTTATTCAGGTAAAACTCATACCTTCAAAGTTTTATCCCAGCTTCCTGTCATCACACAGCTGTAATTTGGGGCTTTAATCCAATGGATGGTCTTCACTGGAGCATCATGCTGAGGAAAgaaaggacagacagacatgcaGGAAGCAATCATTAAAGAGAACAACTCTGCTTAAATTATGACTGGTAACTCATTTTAGTCACCACAATTACATATTCTACAAACAGACATTAacttctcatttgagaatgtaaATTGGAATGCTGTTGTTGTTGCAGTAAAAAGCTGGTATTTATGAAGTCAATTGAATGACTTCTTAAattgttttttcccttctaatGCATCAGGGTGACTTAGTGAGATCACTGCAGCAGTGGAAAGAGCTCCCTTAAGTAAAACACAGGAAACAGATGCACAGGGTTTTTAAATCACTTTGATCACCTGTTCAGGTGCACCTCACTAtgacaaaaatataaaaattagaaagtttttaataaaaatagaaacaggaaaaaaatatttagtacTTTGGGCTTTACTTACTTGTGCAATCTGAATTGCTTGATTACTGTTGAGATCCCACATTTTGGCAGTTTTATCACAAGAAGCAGTAAATACTTTACTCCCATCctaaaaaataagaataaaaccAAGAGATTAGGGAACAGGAAAACTGTTATTCTCTTGTTAAAACTTGTTATTCCAGTGTTATTCTCTTCTAGAAACAGTGTAACATCAATGTAACATGTAGAGGGATTGCAAGACAAAGAAGAAACATAAATtcaaatttatttattcctaCGTCATAGAAGAACAAACAGTGCTATTTTTATCTAGCTTTTAACACACTCCTAACTTTAAAACTCACTTTTAGCCTTGTTACACCCATCCCACTAGGACACACTGAGCACACATTTACAGCAATTTCAGTCTGTGCAACAACCATGGGCTGCAGCTACCTGGGGCACTCATCTGCCTGCAAACCACACACCAATTGATGTGGAATTCTGGTTAAAAATgtgcatttgtttttaaaaagcaactTACATCACTCCAACAGGCATCGAGTACAGGCCCTGTGTGCATCTGCTGAGCCTTTGGAATTGTCTGTCCGTTATCCTGAACCTCCCAGCAGCGAACCTGcaacaggagaagcaaatgcaGATAAACCACATTAACAGGAGCTTGAAGAGACTTGTCCTGGACACTCAAGCCCTAGTTTATCAAAAAAAAGCATGGTTACAAATAACAAAGTCTGGGTTTCTCAGAGCTAGTGAAACCTTGGTTTTTTTGCTTAATTTCTTCTCAGCTGTAAACCAAAACTCAGCCCCACAATTTCAACTCCACCTCAAGAGTGCCTTGAAAACCTGTAACCCCTCACCACACTGTCTTGGAGAACCCTGAACCCTCAGCTGGG
This window harbors:
- the RAE1 gene encoding mRNA export factor RAE1, coding for MSLFGSTSGFGTGGTSMFGSTTADNHNPMKDIEVTSPPDDSISCLAFSPPTLPGNFLIAGSWANDVRCWEVQDNGQTIPKAQQMHTGPVLDACWSDDGSKVFTASCDKTAKMWDLNSNQAIQIAQHDAPVKTIHWIKAPNYSCVMTGSWDKTLKFWDTRSPTPMMTLQLPERCYCADVVHPMAAVATAERGLIVYQLENQPSEFRRIESPLKHQHRCVAIFKDKVNKPTGFALGSIEGRVAIHYINPPNPAKDNFTFKCHRSNGTNTSAPQDIYAVNGIAFHPVHGTLATVGSDGRFSFWDKDARTKLKTSEQLDQPISACCFNHNGNIFAYASSYDWSKGHEFYNPQKKNYIFLRNAAEELKPRNKK